Proteins found in one Onychomys torridus chromosome 21, mOncTor1.1, whole genome shotgun sequence genomic segment:
- the Onecut3 gene encoding one cut domain family member 3: MELSLESLGGLHGVTHAQAGELLSPGHARSAAAQHRSLVASGRPGLVAGMASLLDGGGAGGGGAGGAGAAGAAGGGPDFRGELAGPLHPAMGMACEAPGLGGTYTTLTPLQHLPPLAAVADKFHQHAVAGAHGGHPHAHPHPATAPPPPPPQRLAASVSGSFTLMRDERAALASVGHLYGPYGKELPTMGSPLSPLPSALPPALHSAPQPPPPPPPPLAAYGAPGHLAGDKLLPPAAFEPHAALLGRAEDALARGLPGGGGGAGGGGAAGGAAAGLLAPLGGLAAAGAHGPHSGGGGPGGGGGAGGGGGGPGAGAAAEEINTKEVAQRITAELKRYSIPQAIFAQRILCRSQGTLSDLLRNPKPWSKLKSGRETFRRMWKWLQEPEFQRMSALRLAGRDEGPGGLTPGDTVVGLGVSGVFEDKLKQPSHSSVGVRERVLHAPWVRDPVCPPPPRPEGATPLLSSHRARGPTGASLHPVTKRRVADHA; this comes from the exons ATGGAGCTGAGCCTGGAGAGCCTCGGGGGGCTGCACGGGGTGACACACGCTCAAGCCGGCGAGCTGCTGAGCCCCGGCCACGCGCGCTCCGCCGCGGCCCAACACCGAAGCCTGGTGGCATCGGGGCGCCCGGGCCTGGTGGCGGGCATGGCTAGCCTGCTGGACGGTGGCGGCGCCGGGGGCGGGGGCGCCGGGGGCGCGGGAGCTGCAGGGGCTGCGGGTGGTGGCCCTGACTTCCGTGGGGAGCTGGCTGGTCCCCTGCACCCGGCCATGGGCATGGCGTGCGAGGCCCCGGGTTTGGGTGGCACCTACACCACGCTCACGCCCTTGCAGCACCTGCCGCCGCTGGCCGCCGTGGCCGACAAGTTCCACCAGCACGCGGTGGCCGGGGCGCACGGAGGCCACCCGCACGCGCACCCTCACCCGGCCACCGCGCCGCCACCGCCCCCTCCGCAGCGCCTGGCGGCCAGCGTGAGCGGCAGCTTCACCCTCATGCGCGACGAGCGGGCGGCGCTGGCCTCGGTGGGCCACCTCTACGGGCCCTACGGCAAGGAGCTGCCCACCATGGGGTCGCCGCTGTCGCCGCTGCCCAGCGCGCTGCCCCCGGCTCTGCACAGCGccccgcagccgccgccgcctccgccgccgccgctcgcCGCTTACGGGGCTCCGGGCCACCTGGCCGGGGACAAACTCCTGCCCCCCGCCGCCTTCGAGCCACACGCCGCGCTGCTGGGGCGCGCGGAGGACGCGCTGGCCCGAGGGCTGCctggaggcggcggcggcgcgggagGCGGCGGGGCGGCCGGCGGGGCGGCCGCGGGTTTGCTGGCTCCGCTGGGCGGGCTGGCCGCGGCCGGGGCGCACGGGCCTCACTCAGGCGGCGGTGGCCCCGGAGGGGGCGGTGGCGccggcggaggcggcggcggcccGGGAGCCGGCGCCGCAGCCGAGGAGATCAACACCAAAGAGGTGGCCCAGCGCATCACGGCCGAGCTGAAGCGCTACAGCATCCCGCAGGCCATCTTCGCGCAGCGCATCCTGTGCCGCTCGCAGGGCACGCTCTCCGACCTGCTGCGCAACCCCAAGCCTTGGAGCAAGCTCAAGTCCGGCCGCGAGACCTTCCGCAGGATGTGGAAGTGGCTGCAGGAGCCCGAGTTCCAGCGCATGTCGGCGCTGCGCCTGGCAGGTAGGGATGAGGGCCCCGGAGGCTTGACCCCGGGGGACACCGTCGTCGGCTTAGG GGTGTCCGGTGTCTTTGAGGATAAACTAAAGCAGCCCTCGCACAGCTCCGTGGGTGTGCGCGAGCGTGTGTTGCACGCTCCTTGGGTTCGTGATCCTGTGTGTCCCCCCCCACCCAGACCAGAAGGTGCCACTCCCCTCCTGTCCAGCCACCGTGCAAGAGGGCCCACCGGCGCCTCCCTGCACCCGGTCACAAAGCGCCGGGTCGCTGACCACGCTTAG